CCCAACGAGATCACTGCGTCCGGGTCCAAGGCAGTGATCGCTTGCTCGAGCTGCTCCCCGCTGTGGGCATAGTCCACCGGCAGTAGACGAGATGCCACCGTGTAGTCACCGATGGTTCGTCCCTCTAGTTCCTCAATGATGAGCTGGGTCGGGTTGGACGAGTAGTTCAGGAACGGCTCGAAGCCGGTCAGTAGCAAAGTACGCACGGTTCTCATTCCTCTTATGCCTCGATGCTGAGACTGAGACGATGATGCCCCGCCGGTGGCTAGGACACTGACGGGGCATCACCTATTCAGAGATCCCCAATGAGGTAGGGACATCGGTGGGACGCAGGGGGCATACCTCACCGACCGGTCGATCATAGGTGCTCCAGGCCACATGACGAAACCCCGCCGACCTGATGCGAATCGGCGGGGCTCCTGCTCATTGATGTTCCCTTGTCAAGGAACGGACCTGATGCGAAAGGACAAGAACCAGGTCGTGGCTCCTACGATAGGTCATCGGATCGAAAAGGTGTTGGACCGGCCTGGCTTTCCGGGGGGGGGACACCAGGCCGGCAAGGATCATCGTCTCAGGAGGGACGGACACGAACAAGGCCCCGCCGACCGGTAGGTGGATCGACGGGGCCTCATACACGTTCTAACACCCATGTGCAGGAGAAGGAACAACCCTGCACACAATCCTCACCCTACGAGTGATCTCCGGGGTAGCGAAAACCAGACAGACAGGAACCGGGTACAAGGCGGGAGACCCGTCGCGCGGCACGAGCTGATGGCCGCTAATGCGTCCGGCGGTAATGGGGCCTGTGGTTGCGTCCGCTCCTCACTCCACCCCTTGCCGGTTAGCAGAGGGTCTTGTCTGGTTCAGCGGTGACCGCAAAGGGACGGTCTATCGGTCACTTGAGCAGGTGCGGTGGAGTCCCCCTTCCCGCTGTTCAGTAGCAAGAGCGGTTTAGACGAGCTCGGGACGACGGATGCTCTCTGCCCCGCCATCAATGAAAATTATTTGCCCGGTGACGTGCGTGTTTTCCTCACTCGCCAGCCAGGAAAGCAACGCAGCAGGAGCAGCAGGCGGGGCAGCAGGACCATTGAGCGGGGACGGCGCCCCCTCATCCAGAGCCGCGCGACCTTCCTCACTTTCAAGCGCAGCAAGGGTCATCGGAGTCTCAATCACACCAGGAGCAATCGCGTTGAGCGCGATTCCCGCACCGGCCCACTCTGCAGTCTTCGCGTGCTCACGAACCCACTGCGAGATCGCCAGCTTCGTGGTCGTGTAGATCGGGCTGCTCCCGGCAGCGTTGGTCTCGGTGCCGATGCGAGTCGCCTCTTTCAAAGCCGCTGCCTCATCATTGGCGCGTAGTTGCCTCAGTAGACCCTCGTCAGTCTCTTCAAGAGCGGCAAGTGAGGCCACCACGACGGCCCGCGGTGCGGCGGACTTTTCCAAGAGCGGCCGAAGGCCTTCTAGAGTCGCGACAGCGCCGAAATAGTTCACCCCGACCGTCACCGGGCTTGCGGCGACTAGACCCGCCACGGCAATCACTCCGTCGACGGTTCCGCCGGTGCGTTCTTGTACCTGTGTGACCAGGGCGGTGCGGCCTTCTTGGGTGCTGAGGTCTGCGGTGACGTCGGCGTCGCGGAGATCGACCCCGATGACGTCATGGCCTTGATCACGGAGTCGTTTGGTAGTGGCTTTCCCGATTCCTGAGGCGGATCCGGTGACAACATAGGTCCTGCTCATGGTGTTCTCCTTATCTTCCTTGGTGAACGCACCTGCTGGCGCGTGGTCCTCGTCCTGGTGGGCGAAAAGTGATTCTCAGCTCGACTCTGTGAGCCAGGGCGGCATCGCCGATACAAGACGATCTGCGAGTACGTGATGATCGGATCCCCAGTCGTGTCCCTCGTCGCGAAGCCACGTCGTCAAGACGGCGAGAACACCGCCTGCGACGAAGCGAGCCGCATCACCTGGATCGAGGTCCGCCGGCAAAATAGGTGGGTCCACAGCGATGACGGCCAAAACTTGGTCTGCGTACGCCTCGATGACTGTTTCGTGAACTCGTGATGTGAGTTTCCAGTCGAGTGATGCTCGGTAAAATGGTCGCCGCCCAGCGATGTGCTGAACCAACCGCCGCGAGGAGGCTTGGGCGAGGTCGCGTCTAGTGGCTCGGTTGTTTTGACGAGCAGTGATGTCCTCGTGCCCGATGTCGCGAAAAGCATCGACGAGCATCGACACCGCTAGGGCGTCCAAGTCCGCGAATTGGGCGTAGAAAGACGTGCGACTGACTCCCGCCTCGGTCGCGATCGCGTTGACTGTGATCTCAGCGCCATCGACAGTCACGAGCCGTCGAACGGCCGCATAGATGGCCGCACGAGTGCGCGCGGGCCGAGGATCAACCACTCGGGTGTTGGAGGTCACAGACATGCGGACACTCTACTCTTTCTGAACACCTGTCAGTAAAGCTACGGCAGGAAGCCGTCAAAGTGCACGCAAGCCGATCCCTCAGCGTACAGATGAGGTTGTCAGATGAGGCACGGGGGCGGTGATTCAGCTAGAGGTGTCTCAGGTAGCGCTCGGGCGAAGCGAGGAAAGCTTGCCAGCTCGTGACCAGGTCGAGATCCCCCCACTGTCGAGGACGCAGACCCCAACTGCCCACTTCGAGGATCTGAGCATTTGGCAAGGCAGCCAGTAGCGGTGAGTGCGTCGAAAGGATCACCTGGGAATCCCCCGCCGCCACGCGTTCTTTCAACACGCTGAGCAACGCCAGGCAACCAGAGAAGGACAGTGCTGATTCTGGCTCATCGAGGACCCACAGACCCGAACCGCGAAATCGATCACCCACGAGTTCGAGGAACGATTCGCCGTGCGACATCTCGTGAAAAGGAACGTCCGCCCGGCTCGTGCTGGGGTTCAACTCGAGGTAGGTATAGAAGCTATGCATGGTTTCGGCTCTGAGGAAGTATCCGCGTCGGGTAGCGCCGGCGTTGCGGACCACGTGGAGGTGATCCGCGAGTACCGACTCTGTAGAACGCGTGGTGTGCTGGGCTCCGGTCGAGCCTCCCTCGGCAGAGAGCCCGTAGGCTAACGCGATTGCCTCGATGATGGTCGACTTACCGGACCCGTTCTCACCCACCAGAACCGTAGCTAAGCCAAGATCCAGTCCGTGATCAAGGATCGTCGCAACAGGCGCCAAAGTCGCCGGCCAACTCTGCCGATCAAGTGTGTTGGACGGATTCTCGGTGAGTCTTCGGATGGGGAACCGTTCGAAGGCCATGCGGCCAGTGTGCCAGCCACAGCACTGAACTGGGCCCCGCAAGGGGATGGTTATGCGGTCACCTGACCTACTAACCTTGCCCCATGGATTCAACAGCGCTCATGGTCATCATCATCAGTGTCGCGGGTATGGCTATGGTGATCGCCTCTATGTCGTACCAACGACGCAAGTAGTCCCTTGATGAGGGACCCTGACAGTGCACTTCTCATCGCGATCGAGCGTAGGCGCTAAAGATCCGCGTTCATTCAGCGGTGATTCGACTGGACCAAAGGGGCTCGGGCGGCATCACGGAAGTACAACACAACCCCTGCGACGAAGAATGCGATGCCAGCTGTGGCTCCGAGAACGCCAAGCGTGCCGAGAAGAATCGATCCAGTTGCGCCAAGCAGCGCAGAAAGACCGAAAATGAGCAGGGCCATACCTACAGATCCGTATGTAGCGGCTTTAGCTCTCATAGCTTCAGCCTAAATGATGCTGCTCCTGGACCAGCAGGAAGACCGGGAACGGTCCCTTACCGCGCGGCATGCACTGCGCTGGAACGAGACGGCAAACGCGTGTCAATCCAGAACCGAAGCTCACCCTCCTCGTTAACTCCATCCGCGACTCCCCCGCACCGATCAACAACAGTGAGCGACGCGGCGTTATCCGGCGCGACAGTAAGTAATGCGTGGCGGATATCGAGAGCTGCGCACCGGCCCAGTGCTTCCCGCAGCATTCGAGTTGCGTAGCCTTGCCGTTGCCACGGGTAAACAACGTGGTATCCGATATGGCCGCCGCCTTCGTCTTCACTCAGCTCATGCCGAATGACGAGAGATCCTATGTAGTACTCGTTTGAGGTGTACCAAAAGAGTTCTGACGGTACGCCCCATCTCTCCCGGACGCCTACTCTTTTGGCTACGAAGGCATCGAAGTCGCGACTGGCTGCGGTCAACCACGAAGTATCCGAATCCCGGTGCAACATGTCGGCCTGTTCGCCGATGAGGTAAGAGGTCCTCACCGAAACGGACGGCTGGCACAGCGTAGGCGGAACTGGT
The nucleotide sequence above comes from Nesterenkonia halotolerans. Encoded proteins:
- a CDS encoding AAA family ATPase; this translates as MAFERFPIRRLTENPSNTLDRQSWPATLAPVATILDHGLDLGLATVLVGENGSGKSTIIEAIALAYGLSAEGGSTGAQHTTRSTESVLADHLHVVRNAGATRRGYFLRAETMHSFYTYLELNPSTSRADVPFHEMSHGESFLELVGDRFRGSGLWVLDEPESALSFSGCLALLSVLKERVAAGDSQVILSTHSPLLAALPNAQILEVGSWGLRPRQWGDLDLVTSWQAFLASPERYLRHL
- a CDS encoding SDR family oxidoreductase; translation: MSRTYVVTGSASGIGKATTKRLRDQGHDVIGVDLRDADVTADLSTQEGRTALVTQVQERTGGTVDGVIAVAGLVAASPVTVGVNYFGAVATLEGLRPLLEKSAAPRAVVVASLAALEETDEGLLRQLRANDEAAALKEATRIGTETNAAGSSPIYTTTKLAISQWVREHAKTAEWAGAGIALNAIAPGVIETPMTLAALESEEGRAALDEGAPSPLNGPAAPPAAPAALLSWLASEENTHVTGQIIFIDGGAESIRRPELV
- a CDS encoding GNAT family N-acetyltransferase, with translation MKWFWGAGVPGERPAYGHPATTFRVAFSSMIELPVPPTLCQPSVSVRTSYLIGEQADMLHRDSDTSWLTAASRDFDAFVAKRVGVRERWGVPSELFWYTSNEYYIGSLVIRHELSEDEGGGHIGYHVVYPWQRQGYATRMLREALGRCAALDIRHALLTVAPDNAASLTVVDRCGGVADGVNEEGELRFWIDTRLPSRSSAVHAAR
- a CDS encoding TetR/AcrR family transcriptional regulator, giving the protein MSVTSNTRVVDPRPARTRAAIYAAVRRLVTVDGAEITVNAIATEAGVSRTSFYAQFADLDALAVSMLVDAFRDIGHEDITARQNNRATRRDLAQASSRRLVQHIAGRRPFYRASLDWKLTSRVHETVIEAYADQVLAVIAVDPPILPADLDPGDAARFVAGGVLAVLTTWLRDEGHDWGSDHHVLADRLVSAMPPWLTESS